The Nicotiana tabacum cultivar K326 chromosome 14, ASM71507v2, whole genome shotgun sequence genome contains a region encoding:
- the LOC107781894 gene encoding protein AUXIN SIGNALING F-BOX 2 translates to MCLCQCMMNYFPEEVLEHVFNFLTSHRDRNAVSLVCNSWYRVERFSREKVFVGNCYAVSPERVIARFPRLRSLTLKGKPHFADFNLVPHDWGGYVDPWIEAMAASGVNLEELRLKRMVVSDESLELLSRSFPNFKSLILVSCEGFSTDGLAAIASNCRFLRELDLQENEVEDRRGQWLSCFSESCTTLVSLNFACLKGEVNLAALERLVARCPNLRSLRLNHTVPLDALQRILVKAPHLVDLGTGTFVSDPVSETYNKLKNALQRCTSIRSLSGFLEVAPRCLPAIYPICLNLSSLNLSYAPGIYSAELIKLIRFCGKLERLWILDTIGDKGLGVVASTCKELQELRVFPSDLHGFGHAAVTEEGLVAISAGCPKLNSLLYFCQQMTNAALITVAKNCPNFIRFRLCTLNPTVPDAVTMQPLDEGFGAIVQSCKGLKRLSVSGLLTDQVFLYIGMYAEQLEMLSIAFAGDSDKGMLYVLNGCKKMKKLEIRDSPFGNVALLADVGKYETMRSLWMSSCQVTLGACKAVAQKMPRLNVEIISESDQTDTCSDDRQKVEKMYLYRTLVGPRKDAPDFVRTL, encoded by the exons ATGTGTTTGTGTCAATGTATGATGAATTACTTCCCTGAGGAAGTGTTGGAGCATGTCTTCAATTTCTTGACTTCCCACAGGGACCGAAATGCGGTCTCTTTGGTCTGTAATTCCTGGTATAGAGTTGAGAGGTTCAGTAGAGAGAAGGTTTTTGTAGGGAATTGTTACGCGGTAAGCCCCGAGAGAGTGATTGCTAGGTTTCCGAGGCTTAGGTCGCTTACCTTGAAAGGGAAGCCCCATTTTGCGGATTTCAATTTGGTCCCTCATGATTGGGGAGGTTATGTTGACCCTTGGATTGAGGCGATGGCCGCGAGTGGTGTGAACTTGGAGGAGCTTCGTTTGAAGAGGATGGTGGTTTCGGATGAGAGCCTTGAGCTACTCTCGCGATCCTTTCCTAATTTTAAGTCTTTGATATTGGTTAGCTGTGAAGGTTTCTCCACTGATGGTCTTGCTGCTATTGCTTCCAATTGCAG GTTTTTAAGGGAGTTGGATTTGCAGGAAAATGAAGTCGAAGATCGTAGAGGGCAGTGGCTTAGTTGTTTTTCAGAGAGCTGCACTACTCTTGTCTCTTTGAATTTTGCCTGCCTCAAAGGAGAAGTTAACTTGGCAGCTCTTGAGAGGCTAGTGGCTAGATGTCCAAACCTAAGAAGTCTGAGATTAAATCATACTGTGCCTCTTGATGCTCTTCAAAGGATTTTAGTTAAAGCTCCTCACTTAGTGGACTTGGGGACAGGGACTTTTGTCAGTGATCCAGTTTCTGAGACTTACAACAAACTAAAGAATGCTCTGCAGAGGTGTACTTCTATTAGGAGCTTGTCGGGGTTCTTGGAGGTTGCTCCTCGCTGCCTGCCTGCTATTTATCCAATTTGCCTGAATTTGTCGTCTCTGAACTTGAGCTACGCACCTGGAATCTACAGTGCTGAACTTATAAAGCTGATTCGTTTCTGTGGAAAATTAGAGCGCCTATGG ATTTTGGATACTATTGGAGATAAAGGGCTAGGTGTTGTGGCTTCTACTTGTAAAGAATTGCAGGAATTAAGGGTCTTCCCATCTGACCTTCATGGATTTGGCCATGCTGCTGTAACTGAAGAGGGCTTGGTTGCAATATCAGCCGGTTGTCCAAAACTCAACTCATTATTGTATTTCTGCCAGCAGATGACTAATGCTGCACTTATAACCGTTGCCAAAAATTGCCCAAACTTTATTCGTTTTAGATTGTGCACTCTTAACCCAACTGTGCCAGACGCAGTTACCATGCAGCCACTAGACGAAGGTTTTGGGGCAATTGTACAGTCGTGCAAAGGCCTCAAGCGGCTGTCAGTCTCTGGTCTTCTAACTGATCAGGTTTTCCTTTACATAGGAATGTATGCTGAGCAGCTTGAGATGCTCTCCATAGCCTTTGCTGGAGATAGTGACAAGGGGATGCTATATGTGTTGAACGGGTGCAAGAAAATGAAAAAGCTTGAGATCAGGGATAGCCCTTTTGGTAATGTGGCACTTCTGGCGGACGTGGGGAAGTATGAGACAATGCGATCCCTTTGGATGTCGTCCTGCCAAGTGACTCTTGGAGCATGCAAGGCTGTTGCTCAGAAGATGCCGAGGCTCAATGTGGAGATCATCAGTGAGAGCGACCAGACAGACACTTGCTCTGATGATAGGCAAAAGGTAGAGAAGATGTACTTGTATCGAACATTGGTTGGTCCCAGGAAGGATGCACCAGATTTCGTCCGGACGTTGTAG